From the Palaemon carinicauda isolate YSFRI2023 chromosome 42, ASM3689809v2, whole genome shotgun sequence genome, one window contains:
- the LOC137633189 gene encoding uncharacterized protein, whose product MKLDDAACFSTSGGNKRKNAFDLDDRKAKRPFIPPRIVVDVDVLQARVQQGRVSTQVLGRRGIHAVKYPVNCDPIDGVSPNIYAMQVNRTTCSRCLQGEPGHFRHILEK is encoded by the exons ATGAAGCTGGACGACGCTGCGTGCTTTTCAACTTCCGGAGGCAACAAGAGAAAAAACGCATTCGATTTAGATGACAGAAAAGCG AAACGACCTTTTATTCCACCAAGGATTGTTGTCGATGTCGACGTACTTCAGGCTAGAGTGCAGCAGGGACGTGTTAGTACACAG GTGTTAGGTCGGCGGGGTATTCACGCAGTCAAATACCCCGTGAATTGTGATCCCATCGATGGAGTTTCGCCAAATATTTATGCCATGCAAGTGAACAGAACCACTTGCTCACGTTGCCTCCAGGGTGAACCA